The Rhodospirillales bacterium genome includes the window TGGCGGCTGACATGCGCAAGATCAAGAAGGGGGGGTAAAGTCTCGGCCAAGGAAAGTCCTTTCGGCGCTATATTTATAAGATCTACAGGCGCGGCATCCGGCCCGGCCCGCCGCCGGTACCGCTGCCTGATGGGGCGACCGTGGACGGCAGGACGATCCGGTCGCCTTCCTTCAGGCCGGAAACGACCTGCGCCGTGCTCCGATCGTTCAGTCCGACGATGATGGTACGCGGGACGGGCTTGCCGCCTTCCAGCACTTTGACCTCGTACGCCCTGCCGTCCTTGGTGTCGGCGTCCGGCTTGCGCTCAAGCAACGCGGCGGCGGGAATGGTCGGCACGTCCTTGGCGGACCCCAGCACGAAAAAGGTCTGCGTCGTCATGCCGGTCATCAATTGCCCGTCCGTGTTGTCGACGTCCGAAAGCACGTCGTACAAAACCACGTCGTTGACCGTTTCGGGCGAGGGCAGGATCTGCCGCACCGTTCCGTGCCATTTGCGGTCCTGATTGCCCAGCGTGGTGAAATAAACCGGCATCCCGGTCGAAAGTTTGGTGATGTCGGCTTCTGCCACCTGCGCGCGCACGGTCATGACGTCCAGCTTGGCGACCTCTCCGATCACTGGCGCGGTCTGGTTGGCGTTGATGGTCTGGCCCTCTTTGACCGACAGCGACACGACCGTGCCGTCGATGGGTGAAAAGATGCGCGTGCGCTCAAGGTCGGCCTGATCGCCGTCCAGCGTCGATTGCGCTTCCTCCAGTTGCGCTTCCAGCGACAGCGATTGGTCCCGCGCGACCTTCAGCGCTGTCTGCGCGTCCTGATACGTTTCCAGCGCCGCGGCCTTGTTGTTGTACAAATCCTTGTATCGCTGGGCCTTTTGCTTGGCCTGAGCGACGCTTGCGTCCTGTTGCCGGATCTGGGCCTCCAGCTGCTTGATCCGCGCTTCGTCGCCCTTGACCGTCGCCTCGAACGTGGTCGGGTCGATCTCGGCCAGAAGGTCGCCCGCTTTGACCACGGTTCCGTAATCGACATACAATTTTTTGATCTGGCCCGACACCTCGGCGCCGACATCGACGTAATTCTTGGGTTCCAGCTTGCCCTGCGCGGTGACGATCGATTCGATGCTGCCGCGCGCGATGGCCGCGGTATTGTAAGTATCCGCGCGTTCCGATTTTTTATAGGCCATCGCCATATAGCCGGCGGCCATCGCCACAACCGCCAGAATCGCGACGGCCAGCCGGGAAACGCTCTTGCGCGTCATGATCGCTCCTGTTTTTTTGTGTTCCAGTTTGTCGGTAATGGTAGCCGCGAAATATGGTGATGTCTTGTCCCGCTGGTGACATTTAACCGCTGAACCGGCGATATGCTTGATAAATGGTGGGCCCGGCAGGACTTGAACCCCGTTCGCGCGGCATCGCGCGAACAGCTTATAGGTTTTGCAGGTCCAAGACCTGCCGGGCGTAAAACCGGCGATATGCTTGATAAATGGTGGGCCCGGCAGGACTTGAACCTGCGACCAAACCGTTATGAGCGGTCCGCTCTAACCAACTGAGCTACAGGCCCGACGCAAGGCGGGAAGGCGCGCGACGCACCCTAACCAATTCATGACGTGAAGGCCACAGGCTTTGGCACGCATTTTGCATTTCCATAATAATAAAGCAATAACGGGAGGCACGATGATGAACGGGTATTTTCGTCTGGCGGCGGTGGTTTATGCCTGCGCGGTCATGCTTGCGGGCTATCTGGCGGTATCGGCGATCATGGATTTGCATGGCGAGCGCGAACGTGTGGCGCGTCTTGACGACATCAGAGTCGAGGCCGACCGGCTTGCGGATCGCGCGCTGGAACTCAGCCGCATCAGCCCCGCCGCTGGCGGCGCTGCGGCGCGGTAACATGGTCAATGGCCCCGTGCCTGCAGCGCATCGGCCAGACGTTGTTGGGCGGTGCCGGGGCGTTGCGGCTTTTGCTGGCTTTCGGCGGGGCCCCAGCCGATGCCGAACAGAATCTCGATTCGCGCGGGCAACAAGCCGTCGGGGGTCTGGTGTCGTTCCTGGTAATCCGCCGCGACCGCGTCCCAGAAATCATGTCCGGGATAGGGGGGGCTTTGTGCCAGCCGCAACCCTTCGCCTGAATTTTTAATGTCACGCAACATTCTTTTGAAATCTTTGTAAAAAATCGTTTTTGCTTCAGTGTCCGCGACCGGCAGGGCGAACCCCGCCCGTTGCAACAGCGCGGCCCAGCTTTGAAGGTCGATGGTCGGGTGCATCCGCGCGGCGGCGCCCTTGCCGCCCGCTGCCTCCACCCGCATCAGGCTTTCGCGCAGAGCGTGATGGGTTTCACCCCCCGGCAGCGCGGCCAGAAACAGCCCGTCGGGTTTCAGCGCCCGGCGCATCTGGACCAAGGCCCCC containing:
- a CDS encoding methyltransferase domain-containing protein; protein product: MKIFSGQAKATKTIPDAVFAEGVAQMLADRLRDVTRRDFADALWVGADTPMDKNIARLDRRDIAFEGENERFPFPEASLDLIVVNGALHTLNDLPGALVQMRRALKPDGLFLAALPGGETHHALRESLMRVEAAGGKGAAARMHPTIDLQSWAALLQRAGFALPVADTEAKTIFYKDFKRMLRDIKNSGEGLRLAQSPPYPGHDFWDAVAADYQERHQTPDGLLPARIEILFGIGWGPAESQQKPQRPGTAQQRLADALQARGH
- a CDS encoding efflux RND transporter periplasmic adaptor subunit, whose protein sequence is MTRKSVSRLAVAILAVVAMAAGYMAMAYKKSERADTYNTAAIARGSIESIVTAQGKLEPKNYVDVGAEVSGQIKKLYVDYGTVVKAGDLLAEIDPTTFEATVKGDEARIKQLEAQIRQQDASVAQAKQKAQRYKDLYNNKAAALETYQDAQTALKVARDQSLSLEAQLEEAQSTLDGDQADLERTRIFSPIDGTVVSLSVKEGQTINANQTAPVIGEVAKLDVMTVRAQVAEADITKLSTGMPVYFTTLGNQDRKWHGTVRQILPSPETVNDVVLYDVLSDVDNTDGQLMTGMTTQTFFVLGSAKDVPTIPAAALLERKPDADTKDGRAYEVKVLEGGKPVPRTIIVGLNDRSTAQVVSGLKEGDRIVLPSTVAPSGSGTGGGPGRMPRL